The following proteins are co-located in the Penaeus vannamei isolate JL-2024 chromosome 34, ASM4276789v1, whole genome shotgun sequence genome:
- the LOC113807589 gene encoding low-density lipoprotein receptor-related protein 8 isoform X2 → MAGKLFVFVVIEILACCASLSAAKCEPTCQGHVAGDTIPDPLNCHQFYICLDTLEPTPAPFACSDGEDFDSVTLSCMNPSDPSYVCDKSCFVCEYECGSKPLVSDPWDCSLFYECAEGGAGTAMRCSGEKPFFDGYVCQSDEAKCCSCIAYCGTGDLGRYIPDPQNCRGYYQCLNRGPAQEAHHSYCTAGHFDFLHQKCSLSFPCFGLCYSHPPEECIETFVCEAEGFFPKCPTMCDPSYYECSANDVGFVVEAKQCPDGLLFDPVTATCVRDLDCHASS, encoded by the exons atggCGGGAAAACTCTTTGTGTTCGTAGTCATCGAAATCTTG GCCTGCTGCGCCTCCCTCTCAGCTGCGAAGTGCGAACCTACCTGCCAGGGACACGTCGCGGGGGACACCATCCCAGACCCTCTCAACTGCCACCAGTTCTACATCTGCCTGGACACGCTGGAGCCAACCCCTGCCCCCTTTGCGTGCTCGGACGGCGAGGACTTCGACAGTGTAACGCTTTCCTGCATGAATCCCTCGGATCCTAGTTATGTCTGTGACAAGTCTTGCTTCGTGTGCGAATACGAGTGCGGTTCGAAGCCTCTGGTCTCGGATCCCTGGGACTGCTCTCTGTTCTACGAGTGCGCCGAGGGAGGCGCTGGAACGGCCATGAGGTGCTCCGGCGAAAAGCCTTTCTTCGATGGCTACGTTTGCCAGAGCGACGAGGCCAAGTGCTGCAGCTGCATCGCCTACTGCGGCACAGGAGACCTGGGCAGATACATCCCCGATCCACAAAACTGCCGCGGTTACTACCAGTGCCTGAACAGAGGCCCTGCACAGGAAGCTCATCACAGCTACTGCACTGCCGGCCACTTCGACTTCCTGCACCAGAAGTGTagcctctccttcccctgcttcGGGCTGTGCTACTCCCACCCTCCCGAGGAGTGCATTGAGACCTTCGTGTGCGAGGCCGAGGGCTTCTTCCCGAAGTGCCCGACGATGTGCGACCCTTCCTACTACGAGTGCTCGGCCAACGACGTTGGGTTTGTGGTCGAGGCGAAGCAGTGCCCTGACGGCCTGCTCTTCGACCCCGTCACCGCCACCTGCGTTCGCGACCTCGATTGTCACGCGAGCTCTTAG
- the LOC113807578 gene encoding uncharacterized protein, whose amino-acid sequence MFRSSTFLVLLLVSSVPSSHAACAPVCRGTGVVDGSRVPDPNNCHYYYICLQNGADLEPSPVSFPCEEGTDFDALTRTCKDPSSPGFMCDKSCFNCNYYCSEKDIIADPWDCGTYYYCTEGLPSQGLPCPAEKPYFDGDACQTDAGKCCSCISYCSAADRNRLVADVFDCTSYYYCNKVGPVEPFFHSTCPAGNFDYIYQRCSETYPCFEQCSEGRTRK is encoded by the exons ATGTTCCGCTCAAGCACCTTTTTGGTTTTACTTCTC GTGTCCTCCGTGCCTTCCTCACACGCCGCCTGCGCCCCGGTCTGCAGGGGCACCGGCGTCGTGGACGGGAGCCGCGTGCCCGACCCAAacaactgccactactactacatctGCCTTCAGAACGGGGCCGACCTCGAGCCCTCGCCGGTGTCCTTCCCCTGTGAGGAGGGCACCGACTTCGACGCCTTGACCAGGACGTGCAAAGACCCATCCTCGCCGGGCTTCATGTGCGACAAATCCTGTTTCAACTGCAACTACTACTGCAGCGAGAAGGACATCATCGCAGACCCGTGGGACTGCGGGACCTACTACTACTGCACGGAGGGCCTCCCGAGCCAGGGGCTGCCGTGCCCAGCGGAGAAGCCCTACTTCGACGGCGATGCGTGCCAGACGGACGCAGGGAAGTGCTGCTCCTGCATCTCGTACTGTTCCGCAGCCGACAGGAATCGCCTGGTGGCCGACGTGTTCGACTGCACCAGCTACTATTACTGCAACAAGGTAGGGCCTGTCGAGCCCTTCTTCCACAGCACCTGTCCTGCCGGGAACTTCGACTACATTTATCAGCGATGTAGCGAGACGTACCCCTGCTTTGAACAATGCTCAGAAGGAAGAACTAGAAAGTAG
- the LOC113807589 gene encoding low-density lipoprotein receptor-related protein 8 isoform X1, with protein sequence MAGKLFVFVVIEILACCASLSAAKCEPTCQGHVAGDTIPDPLNCHQFYICLDTLEPTPAPFACSDGEDFDSVTLSCMNPSDPSYVCDKSCFVCEYECGSKPLVSDPWDCSLFYECAEGGAGTAMRCSGEKPFFDGYVCQSDEAKCCSCIAYCGTGDLGRYIPDPQNCRGYYQCLNRGPAQEAHHSYCTAGHFDFLHQKCSLSFPCFGLCYSHPPEECIETFVCEAEGFFPKCPTMCDPSYYECSANDVGFVVEAKQCPDGLLFDPVTATCVRDLDCHASS encoded by the exons ATGGCGGGAAAACTCTTTGTGTTCGTAGTCATCGAAATCTTG GCCTGCTGCGCCTCCCTCTCAGCTGCGAAGTGCGAACCTACCTGCCAGGGACACGTCGCGGGGGACACCATCCCAGACCCTCTCAACTGCCACCAGTTCTACATCTGCCTGGACACGCTGGAGCCAACCCCTGCCCCCTTTGCGTGCTCGGACGGCGAGGACTTCGACAGTGTAACGCTTTCCTGCATGAATCCCTCGGATCCTAGTTATGTCTGTGACAAGTCTTGCTTCGTGTGCGAATACGAGTGCGGTTCGAAGCCTCTGGTCTCGGATCCCTGGGACTGCTCTCTGTTCTACGAGTGCGCCGAGGGAGGCGCTGGAACGGCCATGAGGTGCTCCGGCGAAAAGCCTTTCTTCGATGGCTACGTTTGCCAGAGCGACGAGGCCAAGTGCTGCAGCTGCATCGCCTACTGCGGCACAGGAGACCTGGGCAGATACATCCCCGATCCACAAAACTGCCGCGGTTACTACCAGTGCCTGAACAGAGGCCCTGCACAGGAAGCTCATCACAGCTACTGCACTGCCGGCCACTTCGACTTCCTGCACCAGAAGTGTagcctctccttcccctgcttcGGGCTGTGCTACTCCCACCCTCCCGAGGAGTGCATTGAGACCTTCGTGTGCGAGGCCGAGGGCTTCTTCCCGAAGTGCCCGACGATGTGCGACCCTTCCTACTACGAGTGCTCGGCCAACGACGTTGGGTTTGTGGTCGAGGCGAAGCAGTGCCCTGACGGCCTGCTCTTCGACCCCGTCACCGCCACCTGCGTTCGCGACCTCGATTGTCACGCGAGCTCTTAG
- the LOC138859281 gene encoding peritrophin-44-like: protein MDVRQNFFSISKNTHKMALSNPLLIVLLSLSTSTGVKASCAPPDCNANVPAGDPPYFQLADPRNCHKFYVCYKEGSNYEITETSYWCSDHGAVFSQDQQLCGNFTCVETCSGTCAPYQCDLSDVSQTKSSDPNDCSKYYSCPNGAPRQCEGDKPFFDGDQCQADESKCCHCKPYCSQGQKFKNVPDPLDCKSYYFCVNEYDFPAFQATCSSGNFNMYTGKCDEIFSCIVTCKNVVGCDGCIDLFTCEQYGNWPKCPHRCDPHFYHCGEEDIGHVVQESACASPLVYNPATEKCVAEEECPYDPPSQC, encoded by the exons atggatgtgcgaCAAAACTTTTTTAGTATATCCAAGAACACTCACAAGATGGCTTTGTCTAATCCGCTTCTTATAGTTTTGCTG AGTCTATCCACCAGCACGGGCGTCAAGGCTTCTTGTGCTCCTCCAGACTGCAATGCCAACGTGCCCGCCGGCGATCCGCCGTATTTCCAGCTCGCCGACCCGCGGAACTGCCACAAGTTCTACGTCTGCTACAAGGAAGGCAGCAATTATGAAATAACCGAAACTTCCTACTGGTGCTCAGACCACGGCGCCGTCTTCAGCCAGGATCAACAGCTTTGCGGCAACTTCACGTGCGTCGAGACCTGCTCCGGTACATGCGCGCCTTACCAGTGCGATTTATCCGATGTGTCGCAGACCAAGAGTTCCGACCCGAACGACTGCTCCAAGTACTACAGCTGCCCGAACGGTGCACCGAGGCAGTGCGAGGGCGACAAACCCTTCTTCGACGGGGACCAGTGCCAGGCGGACGAGTCCAAGTGCTGCCACTGCAAGCCCTACTGCAGCCAAGGTCAGAAGTTCAAGAACGTCCCAGATCCTTTGGACTGCAAGAGCTACTACTTCTGCGTGAACGAGTACGACTTCCCCGCCTTCCAAGCCACGTGTTCCAGCGGCAACTTTAACATGTATACCGGCAAGTGCGATGAAATCTTCTCTTGCATCGTCACTTGCAAGAACGTCGTGGGCTGTGACGGTTGCATCGACCTATTTACGTGCGAGCAATACGGGAACTGGCCCAAGTGTCCTCACCGATGCGACCCCCATTTCTACCACTGCGGGGAGGAAGACATAGGCCACGTGGTGCAGGAAAGCGCGTGCGCAAGTCCTCTCGTGTACAACCCCGCCACTGAGAAGTGTGTCGCTGAGGAGGAATGCCCCTACGACCCGCCCTCGCAGTGCTAG
- the LOC113807602 gene encoding peritrophin-44 — protein MALSNPLLIVLLSLSTSTGVKASCAPPDCNANVPVGDPPYFHLADPRNCHKYYICYNEEGDGDDTYFITGDSFWCEDPDDVFSEKDDRCGDYTCVESCSGTCAPYECIDLQDKRADPYDCTKYHTCPDGKTVQCEGDKPFFDGDQCQADESKCCHCKPYCSQGQKFKNVPDPLDCKSYYFCVNEHEFPTSRTTCTIGNFDMNAGKCDESAPCIVTCKNVVGCDGCIGLFTCEQYGNWPKCPHRCDPHFYHCGEEDIGHVVQESACASPLVYNPATEKCVAEEECPYDPPSQC, from the exons ATGGCTTTGTCTAATCCGCTTCTTATAGTTTTGTTG AGTCTATCCACCAGCACGGGCGTCAAGGCTTCTTGTGCTCCTCCAGACTGCAATGCCAACGTGCCCGTCGGCGATCCGCCGTATTTCCACCTCGCCGACCCGCGGAACTGCCACAAGTACTACATCTGCTACAATGAAGAGGGCGACGGCGACGATACTTACTTCATCACCGGCGATTCCTTCTGGTGCGAGGACCCCGACGACGTCTTCAGCGAGAAGGATGATCGCTGCGGCGACTACACGTGCGTCGAGTCGTGTTCTGGCACATGCGCGCCCTACGAATGCATTGACCTGCAGGACAAAAGAGCCGACCCTTACGACTGCACGAAGTATCACACCTGCCCGGACGGCAAGACGGTGCAGTGCGAGGGCGACAAACCCTTCTTCGACGGGGACCAGTGCCAGGCGGACGAGTCCAAGTGCTGCCACTGCAAGCCCTACTGCAGCCAAGGTCAGAAGTTCAAGAACGTCCCAGATCCTTTGGACTGCAAGAGCTACTACTTCTGCGTGAACGAGCACGAGTTCCCCACCTCCCGAACCACGTGTACCATCGGCAACTTTGACATGAATGCCGGCAAGTGCGATGAAAGTGCCCCTTGCATCGTCACTTGCAAGAACGTCGTGGGCTGTGACGGTTGCATCGGCCTATTTACGTGCGAGCAATACGGGAACTGGCCCAAGTGTCCTCACCGATGCGACCCCCATTTCTACCACTGCGGGGAGGAAGACATAGGTCACGTGGTGCAGGAAAGCGCGTGCGCAAGTCCTCTCGTGTACAACCCCGCCACTGAGAAGTGTGTCGCTGAGGAGGAATGCCCCTACGACCCGCCCTCGCAGTGCTAG
- the LOC113807570 gene encoding uncharacterized protein — MVVSVVFLGLLLASHLPPSKAACKPICTDRPDGSLVPDPNNCHYYYICLIDETGTTQPTPVSFPCPDGEDFDSHSNSCRNPGSSNFECDKSCFSCRYYCYEKAIIADPWQCGTYYHCTDGNPSQGLPCPAEKPFFDGDTCQTDESRCCSCISYCSSEDLQRLVADVNDCTRYYYCNQVGPVEEKFHSQCPLGNFDVMHQRCSETISCFSPCQQ; from the exons ATGGTCGTTTCCGTTGTTTTTTTGGGTCTGCTGCTG gcCTCCCATCTCCCGCCCTCCAAGGCCGCGTGCAAGCCGATATGCACGGACAGGCCGGACGGCAGCCTTGTTCCCGATCCAAACAATTGCCACTATTACTACATCTGCCTCATAGACGAAACAGGAACCACTCAGCCAACACCCGTCTCCTTCCCTTGCCCGGACGGTGAGGACTTCGACTCGCACAGCAACTCCTGCAGGAACCCGGGATCCTCGAACTTCGAGTGCGACAAGTCCTGCTTCTCTTGCCGTTACTACTGCTACGAGAAGGCTATCATTGCCGACCCGTGGCAGTGCGGGACCTACTACCACTGTACCGACGGCAATCCCAGCCAGGGCCTGCCGTGCCCAGCGGAGAAGCCCTTCTTCGACGGCGACACCTGCCAGACGGACGAGTCCAGGTGCTGCTCCTGCATCTCGTACTGCTCCAGCGAAGACCTCCAGCGCCTGGTCGCCGACGTGAACGACTGCACCAGATACTATTACTGCAACCAGGTGGGGCCGGTCGAGGAAAAGTTCCACAGCCAGTGTCCTCTCGGGAACTTCGACGTCATGCACCAGAGATGCAGCGAGACCATCTCCTGCTTCTCTCCTTGTCAACAATAA